The genomic DNA TGTCCTGACAACTGTTTCGTCGATCCTTTTGTTTTTTGGTATCCTTGGTGCCGTAATGGCCGGCGCTGACAGTAACCTGCCCGCCCAGCAGGCCTTTGGCCTTGCCGCAGCTGGTGGTTTTGTGATTCTGACGCTATGTATCATCGGCAACTTCCGCCACAACGCAAAAATGCGCAAAGCTGCTGCGGAACCCACTAACGAAGAATAAACCGACAAAGAAAAGCCCCGCAGATGCGGGGCTTTTTGATTTCGATTAGGCGCGTTCATGTGTGAAAAAACTATCTTCACCATTCCGGCGTTTATAGCCCATGATCGTGACGAGCTGTCCTTGAGAGTAAGATTTAAACTCTTCAAGAAACATATCCAGATCATAAACTTGACCATCTGCCTCAACAGTCATGCGATAACAAGGCCTGCCGTCATACCAATGTGATTCAACACGCTTATCCAACAGGGTTGCCGTCTTTTTAATTGGCTGAGATTTATCATGCTTTTTCATGTACTCAATGTACATATCACGCACAATAAAAAAGCCCATACCACCCAAAACGGCAGCAATCATCAGTGTTTCAAGAGTTGTCATGAGAAGCTCCATCAAGAAAAGAGAAAGATTGTGTACAACAAAACACTACTCCAACACAAGGTAATGAGCAAGCAAAAACCCAGCATCGCAGGGCTTTTCTTATGCCATTTTTGCCAGTAAAGACCGAGGCATACATTTAAGTAAAAGCGCGATAATAAACCAACGCTTGGTGATATAAGCCACTTTACGTTTTTGTTTCATGGCTTTCATAATATCCTTTGCTGCAACCTCTGGAGAGACCATCCAAAAAATACCTTCACCTTGTGCCATGGCCGTATCCACAAACCCTGGGCGAATATCTGTAATATGGATGCCTGCTTTTTCTTTAATACTTCTGCCATATAGGCCTTCCATGTAGTTACTAATCGCAGCTTTACTTGCGCAATATGCAGGTGCACCACCAGAGCCACGCAGTGCCGCAATAGAGGATATGCCCACCATATGGCCATAACTTTGTGCTTTAAACAGGTTATAGGCCGCTACAGCCACAGCAATAAATCCACATACATTTGTACTGATGGTTGCGACTTCTTTTTCCAAATCAAGCTCATCAGTTAAAAAGCCAACGCCCGCATTATTAAAGAGCACATTAACCCCGCCCAGCTTTTCAGAAATCTCATGAATCACAGATTCAACTTTATTTGTCTCTATGACATCGAGCTGAGCCACATGCACCGCATCTGCTCCAAGCTCCACCTTCAAAGCTTCCAGTTTATCCATACGTCTTGCGCAAATACCAACCGTATAGCCTGCACGTACAAGCTCCCTTGTAAGCGCCGCACCTATTCCTGAAGAGGCCCCA from Pseudomonadota bacterium includes the following:
- a CDS encoding SDR family NAD(P)-dependent oxidoreductase encodes the protein MEKKTAIVIGASSGIGAALTRELVRAGYTVGICARRMDKLEALKVELGADAVHVAQLDVIETNKVESVIHEISEKLGGVNVLFNNAGVGFLTDELDLEKEVATISTNVCGFIAVAVAAYNLFKAQSYGHMVGISSIAALRGSGGAPAYCASKAAISNYMEGLYGRSIKEKAGIHITDIRPGFVDTAMAQGEGIFWMVSPEVAAKDIMKAMKQKRKVAYITKRWFIIALLLKCMPRSLLAKMA